The following proteins come from a genomic window of Salvia hispanica cultivar TCC Black 2014 chromosome 4, UniMelb_Shisp_WGS_1.0, whole genome shotgun sequence:
- the LOC125220059 gene encoding probable carboxylesterase 2 gives MADEILLDFSPLFRVYQNGKLERLPREVFVPPSLDPATGVQSKDVEIAPEINLSARIYLPPNADRTKKLPLLVYYHGGGFIVESAFSPFYHKHLNHLVAQANVVAVSVNYRLAPEFPLPIAFEDSWRALNWIAEAEEEWINEFADLKLVYLGGDSAGGTIAHNIAIRVGSDKPDGFNLQGIFLNCPAFGGVDPIGCETAEEFKKKAEYSEKLWQYICPSMRDRNEGWVNPGKDPKLSGLGCQKVLVYVAGKDSLKDRGWYYNEVLSSCGWKGEIECIEVAGEGHVFSVITPDNQVGINMIKKLASFINN, from the coding sequence ATGGCCGATGAAATCCTCCTCGACTTCTCCCCATTGTTCAGAGtctaccaaaatggcaaactCGAGAGGCTTCCCCGTGAAGTTTTCGTCCCCCCATCTCTAGATCCAGCCACGGGCGTCCAATCCAAGGACGTCGAAATCGCGCCGGAGATCAACCTCTCCGCTCGGATTTACCTCCCGCCCAACGCCGATCGCACCAAAAAGCTCCCACTCCTCGTCTACTACCACGGCGGCGGCTTCATCGTCGAATCCGCCTTCTCCCCGTTCTATCACAAGCACCTCAATCACTTAGTCGCACAAGCCAACGTCGTCGCCGTCTCGGTTAATTACCGATTAGCCCCTGAATTCCCGCTCCCAATCGCGTTCGAGGATTCGTGGCGCGCTCTCAACTGGATCGCCGAGGCCGAGGAGGAATGGATCAACGAATTCGCCGATCTGAAGCTTGTGTATTTAGGCGGGGACAGCGCCGGCGGGACTATAGCACACAACATCGCAATCCGGGTCGGGTCGGATAAACCAGATGGTTTTAACTTACAAGGGATTTTCCTCAATTGCCCCGCCTTTGGGGGTGTGGATCCGATTGGATGCGAAACAGCCGAGGAGTTCAAGAAAAAGGCGGAGTATTCTGAGAAACTGTGGCAATATATTTGCCCGAGCATGAGGGATCGCAACGAGGGATGGGTTAACCCGGGTAAGGATCCGAAGTTATCGGGTTTGGGTTGCCAGAAAGTGCTGGTTTATGTTGCTGGGAAGGATTCTCTCAAGGATAGAGGGTGGTATTATAATGAGGTGCTGAGCAGTTGTGGATGGAAAGGAGAAATCGAGTGCATTGAGGTTGCCGGTGAAGGCCATGTTTTCAGTGTGATTACTCCAGATAATCAGGTTGGaattaatatgataaaaaaattggctTCCTTTATCAATAACTAA